Below is a genomic region from Oscillatoria sp. FACHB-1407.
TGTTAGAAACCTGTGTCTCATTTGGGGACGAGGATGTGACTTACCCCTTTCAAGAGCCAGAAGATGACCCGTCCCAGGCGATGCATGGATTTGGATGTCGACCCACCCGCCTCTGGATTCGCAATACCCTGGCTCGACATTTTGAGTATGTCTATCTGCCCATCACTCAACCCAACCATCCAGAGTTTTTAATTGATTGGGCGACTCCTCCACGACCAGGGGCAATTACTCGTGCGGTGTTTATTGCCTCTCGGCAACCGATCGATAACCCCTTACTGGTGACAGACATTCCCGCCCGGCAGCAACGCCACTAATGACCCGGGGCGATCGCTCCGTAAGAATCATTCTCATCTGTTTCAGAGCAGTTAGATTACAGTAGAAGGATTGAGACGTGTAAGACCAATTGCCTCTTACGCGCTCCACAATTTTCCATTTGCTAACTCTTTCAGCTCTGATCCATCATGTCTCCTCTGTTGAAGTTGCGCCCCGTGTTGCTCGTGGGTTTATTTCTCAGCTTTTTACTGGGTGTTGTGCTCCTCTCCCCTCACAAGCCAACGATTGCCCTCTCTGCTAACCCACCGGCCACTGAGTTATCGGTCACACAAGGTACCCAAAAGACCGTCCTCAGCAATGGCTTGACCGTGTTGACCAAAGAGATTCACACGGCTCCTGTCGTGAGTGTGCAGATCTGGTATCGCGTGGGGTCGCGGAATGAACCCGCCGGACAAAACGGCATCTCTCACCAGCTAGAGCACTTGATGTTTAAGGGCACGAGCGATCGCCCCCTTCAGTTTGGGCGGTTGTTTAGTGCGCTGGGGAGTCAGTCCAACGCCTTCACCAGCTATGACGAAACCGCTTACTTCGGCACGGTCGAAAAGGAAAGGCTAGAGGCACTGCTGACGCTAGAAGCCGACCGCATGACCGGAGCGACCATTGAGGAAAGCCAGCTTACCAGTGAAAAACGAGTGGTGATCTCAGAGTTGCAAGGCTACGAAAACAGCCCTCGCTATCGGTTGGATCGGGCGGTGATGCGGACGGCATTTCCCGATCGCCCCTATGGGTTGCCCGTCGGGGGAACGCGAGCCGATGTAGAAAACTTTACCCTGGAGCAGGTTCGGAGCTACTACCAGCGATATTACACACCTGAAAATGCAGTGTTGGTGGTGACAGGTGACTTTAGCACCGAACCAACTCTGCAAAAGATTCGCGACATTTTTGAGCCTATTCCCAAACGCTCCCCGATCGCCTTACCTGAGGCGACCCCGACCCGGAGAAGCACCGCTCCTGCCAACCGTCCGCCAGTGGTGTTGCGCGAACCGGGCAGTGCGGCGATCGCTCACATGGTTTTTCCGCTGCCGGATATTTTGCACCCCGATGTGCCTGCCATCGATTTGATGGATATGGTGCTGACGGGGGGACGCAGTTCTCGGCTCTATCAGGCATTGGTGGAGTCAGGGTTAGCCAGTTCCATCGGGGCTTATCCTGTGGAGATGATTGAACCGGGATGGTATGAAATCTCGGCAACGGCGGCTCCCGGTCAAGAATTGACGGAAATTGAGCAAGTGATTCAGCGATCGCTGGCGGATCTGCAACAACACCTCGTCACAACAGACGAGTTGGAGCGGGCAAAGACCCAGTTGCGGGCGATGTTTATTATGAGCAACCAGGACGTCACCAGTCAGGCAATGCAACTGGCATACAACCAGACCATTACAGGTGACTACCAATTTAGCGATCGCTACCTGGCAGCTCTCGATCAGGTCTCACCACAAGACATTCAGCGGGTTGCCCGTACCTATCTTGACCCTGCAAAATGCACCATCGGTTTCTTTGAGCCAACCTTACCCGATGGACAACCGGGAGCCTCTAGCGGTGATGGCGGACGGGCTGTAGAAAACTTTAGTGCGGGACCTCCGGTCGATCCTACTGAAGTGGCGCGTTACCTGCCCCCCATCACCTCCAGCACTGACACGACTCCCCAACCGCTGCCTGAAAAGGTGACGTTGTCGAACGGACTGCGAGTATTGCTGCTACCTGATTCCAGCACTCCAGCGATTAACCTGAGCGGATGGGTGCAAGCGGGAACCGTGTTAGATGTGAACTATCAACCGGGGACGGCTAGCCTGACGGCGACTAACCTGATGAACGGAACGCAGAGCAAGACGGCATTAGAGATTGCCCAAACTCTGGAAGACGAAGGAGCCCATGTATCCTTTGAGGCGACGCGAGAAGGGGTCAGCATTGAGGCAAGTGCTCTGTCTAGTAGCTTGCCTACCGTGATGGAAACGCTAGCGGATGTGTTGCAGCGTGCGTCGTTTCCGGCAGATCAACTGGAGTTGAGCCGTCAGCAAGCTCTGGTGCGTTTGCGCTTAGAGTTAGACGATCCACAGCAGTTGGGTTGGCGCATCTTCCGACAATCGGTTTATCCTGCAAATCATCCTTTCCACAGCTTCCCCACCGAGGAGAGCTTGGCGGGCATCACAACCGCAGACATTCAACGGTTCTATCAGGAGAATTATCGCCCCGACTCCACTGTGCTGGCACTGGTAGGCAACTTTGACCCTGCTGCCGTTCGCGACTTGCTGGAACAACACTTTAGTAGCTGGCAAGCGCAGGGCAGACGGGCAGTGTTGCGATTCCCCTCGGTGTCGTTGCCGCGATCGCAAACTCGCCTCAGTCAGGTCATGCCTGGAAAGGCAGAAGCCGTTACTTACATGGGCTACAACGGGATTTCACGACGCGACCCCCGATTTTATGCGGCGATCGTGATGAACCAGATTTTGGGTGGTGATACCCTTGCCAGTCGATTAGGGACAGAAATTCGCGATCGCCAGGGCTTGACCTATGGCATCTACAGCTATTTTGTGGCTGGGGTGAATGCAGGTCCCTTCTCGATCTCGATGCAGACAGCTCCCACAGATGCCAATCGGGCGATCGACAATACGGTGGCATTGTTGCAACAACTCAGGGAGCAGGGTATTACGGCTGAAGAGTTGAGTGCGGCACAGCGATCGATTACCAACAGTTACCCAGTGGATCTAGCTAGTCCCAGCAGTATTGCCTCTGAAATCTTGATGAATGAGGTGTATGGTTTGAGTCAGGATGAGATCCGCCAGTTCCCCAGCCGGATTAAGGCGGTGACTTTGGAACAGGTGCAACAGGTGATTCGCGATCTGATTCATCCTGATAATCTGGTTATTGTGACCGCTGGACCCGGAGAAACCACTTCCGCTAGCCAATAGACATCGAAAATGGCACGAGTGAAACCCATGGGTGTGGTGAATTCCACTGATTCTGAACAAATTCAATACGCGATTCACCCGCCCAGTGCCTATGTTTTGTCGCACCTGGGGCAGTTGCTGCCGGATTGGTCAGTGACGGCATCCTCCATGCTGCTGGTGTTGCAGCGTAGCCCGTGTGCCTTGTTTGACCGTACCCCCCAAACCGAAGCCAACAAAAACCGCCTGCGAACGCAGTTTCTCGAACTGGGGCTTCACTTTGCCGCGATTCTGCGAGATAGGGGCTATGCGGCTGAGGTGTTTGACCCCAAAACGGGGTTGCCGATGCTGTCGTCCCCAGGGGCGTTGGTATTGGATGATGTGGCGATCGCTCGTGCTGTCCTGGGCTACGCCACTCTAAATCATGGAAACTGCTCTATCTTGCTGCACCCCACCTGGGGCAGTGCGGTCTATCCTTCAACGCTAATTTCCTCCGCACCCTGCTATGTGTTAGCGGAGATCGTCAATCGTAGTGTAGGGAAGTAGAGAAAAAAGAAGAGGGAAGAGGGAAAAAGAAGAGGGAAGAAGGATAAAGGCTGAAGGATAAAGGATAAAAGGAAACCGTGCAGAGTGCCACAGGGGCATGGATGCAAGATTAGAGAGGTTGAGCGATAACAATTGGGCTATGTCAATTAACGTGGGTTAGAGCGAAGACAGGATGGGGCTTTACACAAAGTTCTAAACCCATTCCAGCATCACACACTGACTCGTAGCATTCTCTCTTCACTCTTCATTTTTCGCTTTTCATTCTTCACTCTTCACTCTTCACTCTTCGTTTTTCCTTCTTCCTTCTTCAAAACGGTACGTCATCATCTGGATCACCTCCAACATCAAGTGATTCTGGCGATGGGCTGCCAGTCTCACTGGTGCTGCTTCCACTGTCGAGACTGACGATTTGCCCGTTAAACATTTGGGCAAAGCTCTTTGCGGCTTTGGCGACATCATCTTCGTCCTGCCATGCAACGGGATGGGCTGGAGGGATCTCCAGGGAAGCAGGGGGAGGTGGAGAAGGGGAGGCAGCGGCAGGTGGGGAAGGGGAAGGCGATGAAGCAGGGGGGGAGGTAGGAGGAGGTGGACTGGAGTCAGGATAGCTGGGTGGGGGAGGCGATTTGACAATTGGCTTTGATGATTCTGGTTGTTGCGGTTTTGCCGGAGCCGCTTCGGGTTGTGCCTCGATCGTTCCCGCTGCCATCACGGCCAGAGCAACCTTAATTTTGCGATCGAGCACCTTTTGAAATGCTTCTTCGACATCGGGCAATTTGCTCTGGGCAATCTTAAACAGATTTTGACTGCTGATGCCGATTTCGGCTTGATGTTCTTTCAGCGCGAGTAACCGCCCGTGATCCTTTAGCAGAGCTTTGCTGAGGGGATGCAGATGCTCAATAATCTGCTGCCAGATGCGCTGTAAGTCCGGCGAGGGAGTCGCAACAGGAATGGTTGCAACAGGTTCAGAGGGCTGAGGAGCGGGAATCTCTTCCTCGGCTTCTTCGACAGGAGTATCGATCTCAGGTGCTTTGCCATTGGAAGTCGTTGGTTCTGGTTGAGAGGGTTCAGCGATCGCCGGAGCAGACTGACGTGGACTGGGGGCAGGAGCAGGGGTGGGCTGTGTTGGGCTGACGGGAGTCTGTCGAGTAGAGGCAGGAGATTGGGGTAGAGTGCGGATTGGTGTTCCTGACTCTGGGGCAGTGGTGGCGATCGCCGACGGCAACAATCCCATCAACGTGACTTCCAACCACAATCGGGGTTGGCTGGTGTTTTTGATCTGGGCTTCACTGGTGCGGAGGTGCTTTTGCCCTGCGAGAATCCAGGTGATATCGACCGATTGCACAAAGGCACACATCTTTGCCCAGGTGGAGTCGGTGATGGCCACTAAATCCTGGCGATCGCTTGCGGTTTTGGCAATCAGCAGATCTCGGTAAAAGCTGGCGAGGTTTTGCAGCACGATCAGTGGCTCCCGTCCCCGATCCATCAGATGACGAGTCTTGTCCAACACGGCACTGGGCGCATCCTGGGCGATCGCCATGGTCAATTCCAACAATTCTCGCTCTGGCACCGCCCCCACCAGATCCCACACTCGTTCAACGGTGATCTCGCCTTCTAACAGGCTCAGTTGATCCAGCAAACTCTCGGCATCCCGCAATCCTCCCTGCGCGATTTGCGCCACCAGTTGAATCGCCTCATCCGCAATGTCGATCGCTTCTTTTTGAGCGATCATACTCAGGTGCTGCACCATATCTTCCAGGTCGATGCGCCGAAAGTCAAACCGCTGACAGCGCGAAATAATGGTGGGCAATACTTTTTGTGGATCGGTGGTAGCCAGAACAAACACGACGCGATCGGGCGGTTCCTCCAGCGTTTTGAGCAAGGCATTGAACGCGGCGGTGCTCAACATATGGCATTCGTCCACCACATACACTTTGTAGCGACACTGGACTGGGGCAAACTGCGATCGCTCAATCAGTTCTCGAATGTTATCAACCCCCGT
It encodes:
- a CDS encoding M16 family metallopeptidase; this encodes MSPLLKLRPVLLVGLFLSFLLGVVLLSPHKPTIALSANPPATELSVTQGTQKTVLSNGLTVLTKEIHTAPVVSVQIWYRVGSRNEPAGQNGISHQLEHLMFKGTSDRPLQFGRLFSALGSQSNAFTSYDETAYFGTVEKERLEALLTLEADRMTGATIEESQLTSEKRVVISELQGYENSPRYRLDRAVMRTAFPDRPYGLPVGGTRADVENFTLEQVRSYYQRYYTPENAVLVVTGDFSTEPTLQKIRDIFEPIPKRSPIALPEATPTRRSTAPANRPPVVLREPGSAAIAHMVFPLPDILHPDVPAIDLMDMVLTGGRSSRLYQALVESGLASSIGAYPVEMIEPGWYEISATAAPGQELTEIEQVIQRSLADLQQHLVTTDELERAKTQLRAMFIMSNQDVTSQAMQLAYNQTITGDYQFSDRYLAALDQVSPQDIQRVARTYLDPAKCTIGFFEPTLPDGQPGASSGDGGRAVENFSAGPPVDPTEVARYLPPITSSTDTTPQPLPEKVTLSNGLRVLLLPDSSTPAINLSGWVQAGTVLDVNYQPGTASLTATNLMNGTQSKTALEIAQTLEDEGAHVSFEATREGVSIEASALSSSLPTVMETLADVLQRASFPADQLELSRQQALVRLRLELDDPQQLGWRIFRQSVYPANHPFHSFPTEESLAGITTADIQRFYQENYRPDSTVLALVGNFDPAAVRDLLEQHFSSWQAQGRRAVLRFPSVSLPRSQTRLSQVMPGKAEAVTYMGYNGISRRDPRFYAAIVMNQILGGDTLASRLGTEIRDRQGLTYGIYSYFVAGVNAGPFSISMQTAPTDANRAIDNTVALLQQLREQGITAEELSAAQRSITNSYPVDLASPSSIASEILMNEVYGLSQDEIRQFPSRIKAVTLEQVQQVIRDLIHPDNLVIVTAGPGETTSASQ
- a CDS encoding methylmalonic aciduria and homocystinuria type D protein produces the protein MARVKPMGVVNSTDSEQIQYAIHPPSAYVLSHLGQLLPDWSVTASSMLLVLQRSPCALFDRTPQTEANKNRLRTQFLELGLHFAAILRDRGYAAEVFDPKTGLPMLSSPGALVLDDVAIARAVLGYATLNHGNCSILLHPTWGSAVYPSTLISSAPCYVLAEIVNRSVGK
- a CDS encoding DNA polymerase III subunit gamma/tau; this translates as MPYEPLHHKYRPQTFAELVGQGAIAQTLTNALQQQRIAPAYLFTGARGTGKTSSARIFAKSLNCQSSDVPTAQPCGVCEVCRMIASGAALDVIEIDAASNTGVDNIRELIERSQFAPVQCRYKVYVVDECHMLSTAAFNALLKTLEEPPDRVVFVLATTDPQKVLPTIISRCQRFDFRRIDLEDMVQHLSMIAQKEAIDIADEAIQLVAQIAQGGLRDAESLLDQLSLLEGEITVERVWDLVGAVPERELLELTMAIAQDAPSAVLDKTRHLMDRGREPLIVLQNLASFYRDLLIAKTASDRQDLVAITDSTWAKMCAFVQSVDITWILAGQKHLRTSEAQIKNTSQPRLWLEVTLMGLLPSAIATTAPESGTPIRTLPQSPASTRQTPVSPTQPTPAPAPSPRQSAPAIAEPSQPEPTTSNGKAPEIDTPVEEAEEEIPAPQPSEPVATIPVATPSPDLQRIWQQIIEHLHPLSKALLKDHGRLLALKEHQAEIGISSQNLFKIAQSKLPDVEEAFQKVLDRKIKVALAVMAAGTIEAQPEAAPAKPQQPESSKPIVKSPPPPSYPDSSPPPPTSPPASSPSPSPPAAASPSPPPPASLEIPPAHPVAWQDEDDVAKAAKSFAQMFNGQIVSLDSGSSTSETGSPSPESLDVGGDPDDDVPF